From Thalassotalea euphylliae, the proteins below share one genomic window:
- the hpf gene encoding ribosome hibernation promoting factor, giving the protein MQINLSGHHVEVTDSLRDFVNTKFAKLERHFDHINNVYVVLTVEKFNQKAEATVHLNGTEVHASAQNQDMYASIDSLIDKLDRQILKYKGKITQH; this is encoded by the coding sequence ATGCAAATTAATTTATCAGGCCACCACGTAGAAGTGACAGATTCATTACGCGATTTCGTTAACACCAAGTTTGCAAAGCTGGAGCGACATTTTGACCACATCAATAATGTGTACGTCGTTCTTACCGTTGAAAAATTTAATCAAAAAGCCGAGGCAACCGTTCACCTCAATGGCACTGAGGTACACGCCTCAGCCCAGAATCAAGACATGTACGCGTCAATCGACTCGCTCATTGATAAACTTGACCGTCAAATCCTTAAATACAAAGGAAAAATCACTCAGCACTAA
- the ptsN gene encoding PTS IIA-like nitrogen regulatory protein PtsN: MKLQDILTEDCTSCAVPLSSKKKILEHICNIATHHIPEHSSFELLQSLLAREKMGSTGIGNGIAIPHGRLNGTNHVVAVLMTTEQPVAFDAIDNRAVDIFVALFVPEDCCKDHLSTLQSIAKLLSNKQMNKKIRKCTTNHELYELIKQAE; encoded by the coding sequence ATGAAGCTGCAAGATATACTAACCGAGGACTGCACATCCTGTGCAGTCCCATTATCCAGTAAAAAGAAAATCCTCGAGCATATTTGTAATATTGCCACCCACCATATTCCTGAGCACTCATCATTCGAGCTACTACAAAGCCTATTAGCACGGGAAAAAATGGGCAGTACAGGTATTGGCAATGGTATTGCTATTCCACATGGCCGCTTAAATGGTACGAATCACGTGGTTGCCGTGCTGATGACCACTGAACAGCCAGTGGCGTTTGATGCGATTGATAATCGCGCGGTAGATATCTTTGTCGCCCTGTTTGTGCCAGAAGATTGCTGTAAAGATCATTTATCCACATTACAAAGTATTGCTAAACTGCTTAGCAACAAACAAATGAATAAAAAAATTCGCAAATGCACTACTAATCACGAGCTTTACGAATTGATCAAGCAAGCGGAATAA
- the rapZ gene encoding RNase adapter RapZ, whose translation MKLIIVSGRSGSGKSVALRVLEDLGYYCVDNIPVNLLPALTHTVINEYENVGVSLDVRNLPAEPKDVHEILDYLPAAVELTILYLDANDNDLIRRFSETRRLHPLIRQNIALDQALELEKKLLEPVSTRADLYMNTSQLSPHQLADLVRERILGKKTGAMVLVFESFGFKHGIPADADYVFDARFLPNPFWDKELKTQTGLDQSVRDFLASQPIVTKFVWQINSFLMTWLPHLERNNRSYVTIAIGCTGGKHRSVYIAELLAGNFRKEREDVQSRHRDIDIKST comes from the coding sequence ATGAAACTCATTATCGTCAGTGGCCGCTCTGGCTCTGGTAAGTCTGTTGCGCTCAGAGTACTGGAAGATTTAGGCTATTACTGCGTCGACAACATTCCCGTAAACCTATTGCCTGCCTTGACTCATACAGTAATCAATGAGTATGAAAACGTGGGAGTTTCACTGGATGTTCGCAACCTACCTGCCGAGCCAAAAGACGTTCACGAGATTTTAGACTACCTGCCAGCGGCGGTAGAGCTGACCATATTGTATCTCGATGCCAACGATAATGACTTAATTCGCCGCTTTAGCGAAACGCGCCGTTTGCACCCCTTGATCAGACAAAATATTGCCCTTGACCAGGCGCTTGAGTTAGAGAAAAAACTGTTAGAGCCCGTCTCAACGCGAGCTGACTTGTACATGAACACGAGTCAATTGTCACCGCATCAATTGGCGGATTTAGTCAGAGAGCGTATTCTCGGTAAAAAAACCGGTGCTATGGTCTTGGTGTTTGAGTCGTTTGGCTTTAAGCACGGTATTCCAGCGGATGCTGACTATGTATTTGATGCCCGTTTTTTGCCGAATCCATTTTGGGACAAAGAATTGAAAACGCAAACCGGCTTAGATCAATCCGTGCGAGATTTTCTGGCGAGCCAGCCAATTGTTACTAAGTTTGTGTGGCAAATTAACAGCTTTCTGATGACTTGGTTACCTCATCTTGAGCGCAACAACCGCAGTTACGTCACGATTGCGATTGGCTGTACTGGGGGGAAACACCGCTCGGTATACATTGCTGAATTGCTGGCTGGCAACTTCCGTAAAGAACGCGAAGATGTGCAATCGCGTCATCGTGATATCGACATCAAAAGCACCTAA
- a CDS encoding HPr family phosphocarrier protein, protein MASVSKDIEIINKLGLHARAATKLAQLSQRFSAQITLSLDDNQADASSIMALMLLAGGQGKVVTVSAEGEDAEQALASICELINQRFDEAE, encoded by the coding sequence ATGGCAAGCGTATCCAAAGATATTGAAATCATTAATAAACTTGGCCTGCACGCGCGTGCCGCTACTAAGCTTGCACAGCTCAGTCAACGCTTTAGTGCACAAATAACCTTATCGCTTGACGACAACCAAGCCGATGCCAGTAGCATTATGGCGCTGATGCTGCTCGCTGGCGGCCAGGGAAAAGTCGTTACTGTCAGTGCCGAAGGCGAAGATGCTGAGCAGGCGTTGGCAAGTATCTGTGAACTCATCAACCAGCGCTTTGACGAAGCTGAATAA
- the mgtE gene encoding magnesium transporter yields MPEISEQEYNQQRLQEVNEALGSGMFVYVRKLLQQLPAYDLALILESSTVKSRPVLWQLIDPDHQGEVLEELNEEVRKGILKSMRPEKVAEVAEGMDVDDLAEVLRTLPDSVYQKVLQSMDTQDRARVETALSFEEDTAGGIMNTDTITIRPDVSVDVVLRYLRLKGELPEATDSFYVVDRHDRFIGSVSLSAIVTSKPETVVSNLIDADIEAVAPDMPENDVAALFERYDWLSAPVVDEEGRLLGRITIDDVIDIIREEAEHSMMSMAGLDDEADTFAPVIKSTRQRSVWLGVNLITALLAVAVTSMFEGLFSQLAILAVLNSLVPSMGGVAGNQTLTLVIRGIALGHVGDSNARSLLYKELAVGFLNGLIWAFLIATVVAVWKQDLTLGGIIAFAMLMNLTAAGIAGVTIPLMLKRMHIDPALAGSVILTTITDVVGIFAFLGTATLLLS; encoded by the coding sequence ATGCCGGAAATATCAGAACAAGAATATAATCAACAACGACTGCAAGAGGTAAACGAAGCCCTTGGTAGTGGTATGTTTGTTTATGTTCGCAAACTACTGCAACAACTACCCGCTTACGATTTAGCACTTATTCTCGAATCCTCTACGGTTAAAAGCCGTCCTGTCCTGTGGCAGCTTATCGATCCTGATCATCAAGGTGAAGTGCTCGAAGAGCTCAATGAAGAGGTGCGCAAAGGCATTCTCAAAAGCATGCGACCTGAGAAGGTAGCTGAAGTTGCTGAAGGCATGGATGTTGATGACCTAGCGGAAGTACTGCGTACACTGCCTGACAGCGTCTATCAAAAAGTGCTGCAAAGCATGGATACGCAAGATCGGGCGAGGGTAGAAACCGCGCTATCTTTTGAAGAAGATACCGCTGGCGGTATTATGAATACCGATACCATCACCATTCGTCCAGACGTATCGGTTGATGTGGTATTGCGTTATTTGCGCCTTAAAGGTGAACTGCCAGAAGCCACCGATAGTTTTTACGTGGTTGATCGTCATGATCGCTTTATTGGCTCTGTTTCCCTTTCGGCAATTGTCACCTCAAAGCCGGAAACCGTGGTTTCTAACCTTATCGACGCCGATATCGAAGCCGTTGCTCCAGATATGCCAGAAAATGATGTCGCGGCGCTGTTTGAGCGCTATGACTGGCTATCCGCCCCTGTTGTTGACGAAGAAGGGCGTTTGCTCGGTCGTATTACCATCGACGATGTTATTGATATTATTCGTGAAGAAGCCGAACACTCGATGATGAGTATGGCGGGTCTTGACGATGAGGCCGATACGTTTGCGCCCGTCATCAAAAGTACGCGCCAACGCTCCGTGTGGTTGGGCGTGAATTTGATCACCGCATTACTGGCAGTAGCCGTTACTAGCATGTTTGAAGGCTTGTTTAGCCAATTGGCCATTTTAGCGGTATTAAACTCACTGGTACCGAGTATGGGCGGTGTCGCAGGTAATCAAACGTTAACTCTGGTTATTCGCGGTATTGCGCTCGGCCATGTCGGTGACAGTAACGCCCGTTCCCTGCTTTACAAAGAGCTTGCGGTTGGTTTTCTCAATGGCCTAATTTGGGCGTTCTTAATAGCCACGGTTGTCGCGGTGTGGAAACAAGATCTGACGCTTGGTGGCATTATCGCCTTTGCCATGCTCATGAATCTAACCGCCGCAGGTATTGCCGGGGTAACTATTCCATTGATGCTCAAACGCATGCACATTGATCCCGCATTGGCTGGCAGTGTGATTTTAACGACGATTACTGATGTGGTGGGGATTTTTGCGTTTTTAGGTACCGCAACCTTGTTGTTATCCTAA
- the pmbA gene encoding metalloprotease PmbA: MKEVDSINTQIEHVKGRVENALTLAKQLGADNAEVALSRQQGLSVNTRMGEVENVEFTNDGALGITVYKDGRKGSASTADLSEEALQNAIKAAVDIAKYTSVDDCSGLADKDRLAMAPADLDLYHPKALTTEAAIDIAKQCEDAALASDARITNSDGATLASFEGFKVYGNSHGQLVGYPSTRHSLSCVSIASDGDDMQRDYAYTVNRDFSLLDAPEMVGQQAASEVISRLHAQKISTQKVPVMFRADIANTIFGHFIAAISGGNLYRKSSFLLDALGQPIFPEHLTISERPQLAKALASSSFDAEGVATIDRDIINKGQLETYLLTSYSARKLGLQTTGHAGGIHNWLVTANGGDFDAMLNQLGTGLLVTELMGQGVNVVTGDYSRGAAGFWVENGKIAYPVSEITIAGKLQDMFKGIVSIGTDTDMRGSIRTGSLLIEEMQVAGN, encoded by the coding sequence ATGAAAGAAGTCGATAGCATTAACACCCAAATTGAACATGTCAAAGGTCGCGTTGAAAACGCGCTTACCCTCGCCAAACAACTTGGCGCAGACAACGCTGAAGTCGCTTTGAGTCGCCAGCAAGGGTTAAGCGTTAACACCCGTATGGGCGAAGTTGAAAATGTTGAATTTACCAATGATGGTGCGCTGGGCATTACCGTTTATAAAGATGGCCGAAAAGGCAGCGCTTCGACGGCTGATTTATCAGAAGAAGCATTGCAAAACGCAATAAAAGCGGCGGTTGATATCGCTAAATATACTTCTGTGGATGATTGCTCAGGCTTGGCCGATAAAGATCGCCTTGCCATGGCACCTGCTGATTTAGATTTATATCACCCTAAAGCGCTCACCACTGAAGCCGCGATCGATATTGCCAAGCAATGTGAAGACGCTGCTTTAGCAAGTGACGCACGCATTACCAACTCAGACGGTGCAACCCTTGCCAGTTTTGAAGGCTTTAAAGTGTACGGCAATAGCCATGGTCAATTAGTGGGTTACCCGAGCACGCGCCACAGCTTGAGCTGTGTGAGCATTGCTTCTGACGGTGATGATATGCAGCGCGATTATGCCTACACCGTAAACCGTGATTTTTCGCTATTAGACGCGCCAGAAATGGTTGGCCAACAAGCGGCTAGTGAAGTTATCTCAAGACTTCACGCTCAGAAAATTAGCACGCAGAAAGTGCCTGTTATGTTTAGAGCGGATATTGCCAATACCATTTTTGGTCACTTTATCGCGGCCATTAGTGGCGGCAATTTATACCGTAAATCATCTTTCTTACTCGATGCTTTGGGGCAACCCATTTTCCCTGAACACCTGACCATTAGCGAACGCCCTCAATTAGCAAAAGCATTGGCGAGTAGCAGTTTTGATGCAGAAGGCGTGGCGACCATAGATCGCGACATTATCAATAAAGGTCAACTGGAAACTTACCTGTTAACCAGTTATTCCGCACGTAAACTGGGCTTGCAAACGACTGGGCACGCTGGCGGTATTCACAACTGGCTGGTGACCGCGAATGGCGGTGATTTTGACGCTATGCTTAACCAGCTTGGTACTGGCTTATTGGTGACTGAATTAATGGGCCAAGGGGTAAATGTGGTCACTGGTGATTATTCACGTGGTGCCGCAGGTTTCTGGGTAGAAAACGGTAAAATTGCTTACCCGGTATCAGAGATTACCATCGCAGGTAAGCTGCAAGATATGTTTAAGGGCATTGTGTCGATTGGCACAGACACGGATATGCGCGGTAGCATTCGCACAGGCTCGTTGTTAATCGAAGAGATGCAAGTGGCAGGTAACTAA
- the yjgA gene encoding ribosome biogenesis factor YjgA, with amino-acid sequence MHHLDHDIDEFDEDYVSKTDVKRYMHELQDLALTIIRLPKAKRNKLPLNEELQDAMVLGDKILNKPDALKRHSRFVAKLLAETDVDAIRAEMDVLANKHQQQSKQHEKFEQLREQVIAGGNQEVEDLLALCPGMERQKLRQLVRQATKEQANNKPGKSYRDLLAYIKANYQE; translated from the coding sequence ATGCACCACTTAGACCACGATATCGACGAATTCGATGAAGATTATGTAAGTAAAACGGATGTCAAACGTTACATGCACGAGTTGCAAGATTTGGCGTTAACTATTATTCGCTTACCTAAAGCAAAGCGCAATAAACTGCCACTTAATGAAGAGCTGCAAGATGCCATGGTGTTGGGGGATAAAATCCTTAACAAACCTGATGCGCTGAAACGCCACAGTCGTTTTGTTGCTAAGCTATTGGCCGAGACGGATGTAGATGCGATTCGCGCGGAAATGGACGTGCTCGCCAATAAACACCAACAGCAAAGCAAGCAACATGAAAAGTTTGAGCAACTGCGAGAACAGGTTATTGCGGGGGGTAATCAGGAGGTCGAAGACCTACTTGCACTGTGTCCGGGGATGGAGCGCCAAAAGCTGCGTCAATTAGTGCGCCAAGCAACCAAAGAGCAGGCGAACAACAAGCCAGGCAAGAGCTACCGCGATTTATTGGCGTATATCAAAGCCAATTATCAAGAGTAA
- a CDS encoding Do family serine endopeptidase — MKKLSLVISAALISGSIALSSSPAYANLPIVVEGQTLPSLAPMLERTTPAVVSISVKGTHEVNQRVPDAFRFFFGNPRRNQQPQERPFQGLGSGVIIDADEGYIVTNNHVVEEADEILVTLKDGRQLEAKKIGSDAESDIALLQVEDDNLTEIKMADSDRLRVGDFTVAIGSPFGLGQTVTSGIVSALGRSGLNIENFEDFIQTDAAINSGNSGGALVNLHGELIGINTAILGPNGGNVGIGFAIPSNMMNNLVNQIVEFGEVRRGVLGVAGRSVNGEIVKAMALETTQGGFVEQVVADSAAAEAGIKAGDVITEVNGKMVKTFAELRGKIGSIGAGKKVKLTVIRDGKKKKFTVKLKQANTANVEAASLHRMLEGAELDNNADGKGVEITEVERDSAAEAVGLKAGDMITGVNRQDIRTIAELRNYLKDNTGVLALKVVRGNRAMYLMIR, encoded by the coding sequence ATGAAAAAATTATCGTTAGTGATCAGCGCCGCACTAATTTCAGGTTCAATAGCATTATCTTCAAGCCCGGCTTACGCCAATCTCCCTATCGTTGTTGAAGGCCAAACACTGCCGAGCTTAGCACCTATGCTTGAGCGTACCACGCCTGCGGTAGTGAGTATTTCGGTTAAGGGTACACATGAAGTGAATCAACGGGTGCCTGATGCTTTCCGATTTTTCTTTGGCAACCCAAGGCGCAACCAGCAACCGCAAGAGCGCCCTTTCCAAGGCTTAGGTTCAGGCGTCATTATCGATGCTGACGAAGGCTATATCGTCACGAATAATCACGTTGTCGAAGAAGCTGACGAAATTTTAGTGACACTAAAAGATGGTCGCCAACTAGAAGCGAAGAAAATTGGCTCTGACGCAGAAAGCGATATCGCCTTACTACAAGTTGAAGACGATAACCTCACCGAAATTAAAATGGCGGATTCAGACAGATTGCGCGTTGGTGATTTCACCGTTGCTATCGGCAGTCCATTTGGCTTAGGCCAAACGGTAACATCAGGTATTGTCAGCGCGTTAGGGCGCAGTGGCCTGAATATTGAAAACTTCGAAGACTTTATTCAAACCGATGCGGCGATCAACAGTGGTAATTCAGGCGGCGCACTGGTGAACTTACACGGTGAGCTAATTGGCATTAACACGGCCATCTTAGGGCCAAACGGCGGTAACGTAGGCATTGGTTTTGCCATTCCAAGCAATATGATGAACAACTTAGTAAATCAAATTGTCGAGTTTGGCGAAGTACGCCGTGGTGTACTCGGGGTTGCAGGGCGCAGCGTTAATGGTGAAATTGTCAAAGCCATGGCACTTGAAACCACACAAGGTGGCTTTGTTGAGCAAGTTGTCGCAGACTCTGCCGCAGCTGAAGCTGGTATCAAAGCGGGCGATGTAATCACCGAAGTTAATGGCAAAATGGTGAAAACGTTTGCGGAATTGCGCGGTAAAATTGGCTCAATTGGCGCTGGTAAAAAGGTGAAGCTAACGGTTATCCGCGATGGTAAGAAGAAGAAGTTTACCGTAAAGCTCAAACAAGCGAACACCGCAAATGTAGAAGCGGCCAGTTTACACCGTATGCTTGAAGGTGCCGAGTTAGACAATAATGCTGATGGCAAAGGTGTCGAAATCACGGAAGTTGAGCGCGACAGTGCAGCAGAAGCCGTGGGCCTCAAAGCCGGCGATATGATCACTGGTGTTAACCGTCAAGACATACGTACGATTGCCGAACTGCGCAACTACCTGAAAGACAACACGGGTGTATTAGCACTTAAAGTGGTTCGCGGTAATCGCGCCATGTATTTGATGATCCGCTAA
- a CDS encoding YhcB family protein codes for MTVVIDIALLLVGIVIGFVGGRYLSASAKENKALAEKVSKGEAALTQYQNDVAEHLDDSAKLLEQMNVTCQKAMKQMEQSTALLQRATPTDGETMPFFSQETQEQLAQTVKLRHEKKPDFSEETANEAPLDYSGNPSGLFDDKKQSVTNAE; via the coding sequence ATGACAGTTGTAATAGATATCGCACTTTTGTTAGTTGGCATCGTTATTGGCTTTGTTGGCGGCCGTTACTTATCGGCATCAGCCAAGGAAAACAAAGCACTGGCAGAAAAAGTCAGCAAGGGTGAAGCGGCACTTACGCAATACCAAAACGATGTGGCCGAGCATCTTGACGACTCAGCAAAATTATTAGAGCAAATGAACGTGACTTGTCAAAAAGCGATGAAGCAAATGGAGCAAAGTACCGCCCTATTACAACGCGCAACCCCTACTGACGGTGAAACAATGCCATTCTTCTCACAAGAAACCCAAGAGCAGCTGGCCCAAACCGTTAAACTGCGTCACGAGAAGAAGCCTGATTTTAGCGAAGAAACGGCTAATGAAGCACCGCTTGATTATTCAGGTAACCCTAGTGGCCTATTTGATGATAAGAAACAAAGTGTTACAAATGCCGAATAA